One stretch of Hevea brasiliensis isolate MT/VB/25A 57/8 chromosome 12, ASM3005281v1, whole genome shotgun sequence DNA includes these proteins:
- the LOC110658432 gene encoding putative methylesterase 14, chloroplastic isoform X2: MGNRLICITKKDAKDTHGSRSKRLGRSQRKSLAEEEFLHRQALSMALHQHQLSQRFDGSMSRRIGSISSRRRNLSDPFSNGKQVPDFLENFKLKKFILIHGEGFGAWCWYKTIALLEEAGLLPTAIDLIGSGIDLTDTDSVASLADYSKPLIDYLESVPEDEKVILIGHSTGGACVSYALEHFPHKISKAIFICATMVSDGQRPFDVFAEELGSAERFMQESEFLIYGNGKDNPPTGFMFKKQQMKGLYFNQSPTKFASKIQTRLFSPGCCFGNGLYETHPIGSYNGEAVIVL; encoded by the exons ATGGGGAACCGTTTGATTTGCATTACTAAAAAGGATGCCAAAGATACTCATGGATCGAGAAGCAAGAGGTTGGGTAGGTCTCAGAGAAAAtcgttggcagaggaagagttcCTCCATAGGCAAGCTCTCTCTATGGCACTTCATCAACACCAATTGTCTCAGAGATTTGATGGATCCATGTCCAGAAGGATTGGCTCCATCAGCTCTCGAAGACGAAATCTATCTGATCCCTTCTCTAACGGAAAACAG GTGCCAGACTTTCTGGAGAATTTCAAGTTAAAAAAGTTCATTCTCATACATGGAGAAGGATTTGGAGCTTGGTGTTGGTACAAAACTATTGCTCTGTTGGAAGAAGCAGGATTGCTTCCCACTGCCATAGATCTAATAGGATCTGGTATTGATCTGACGGATACAGACAGTGTCGCATCATTGGCAGACTACTCAAAACCTTTAATTGATTATTTGGAAAGCGTTCCTGAGGATGAAAAG GttattttgattggtcatagtaCTGGAGGTGCATGTGTCTCTTATGCCCTGGAGCATTTTCCACACAAGATCTCAAAAGCTATATTTATCTGTGCCACAATGGTGTCTGATGGTCAGAGGCCTTTCGATGTGTTTGCTGAAGAG CTTGGATCTgctgaacgtttcatgcaagaaTCAGAGTTTTTGATATATGGGAATGGTAAAGACAACCCTCCTACAGGATTTATGTTTAAGAAACAGCAGATGAAAGGTTTATATTTCAATCAATCACCAACAAAG TTTGCTAGTAAAATTCAAACTAGACTTTTCTCCCCAGGATGTTGCTTTGGCAATGGTTTGTATGAGACCCATCCCATTGGGTCCTATAATGGAGAAGCTGTCATTGTCCTTTGA
- the LOC110658432 gene encoding putative methylesterase 14, chloroplastic isoform X1: MGNRLICITKKDAKDTHGSRSKRLGRSQRKSLAEEEFLHRQALSMALHQHQLSQRFDGSMSRRIGSISSRRRNLSDPFSNGKQVPDFLENFKLKKFILIHGEGFGAWCWYKTIALLEEAGLLPTAIDLIGSGIDLTDTDSVASLADYSKPLIDYLESVPEDEKVILIGHSTGGACVSYALEHFPHKISKAIFICATMVSDGQRPFDVFAEELGSAERFMQESEFLIYGNGKDNPPTGFMFKKQQMKGLYFNQSPTKDVALAMVCMRPIPLGPIMEKLSLSFEKYGTSRRFFIQTLDDHALSPDVQEKLVRENPPEGFFKIKGSDHCPFFSKPQSLHKILLEIAQIP, encoded by the exons ATGGGGAACCGTTTGATTTGCATTACTAAAAAGGATGCCAAAGATACTCATGGATCGAGAAGCAAGAGGTTGGGTAGGTCTCAGAGAAAAtcgttggcagaggaagagttcCTCCATAGGCAAGCTCTCTCTATGGCACTTCATCAACACCAATTGTCTCAGAGATTTGATGGATCCATGTCCAGAAGGATTGGCTCCATCAGCTCTCGAAGACGAAATCTATCTGATCCCTTCTCTAACGGAAAACAG GTGCCAGACTTTCTGGAGAATTTCAAGTTAAAAAAGTTCATTCTCATACATGGAGAAGGATTTGGAGCTTGGTGTTGGTACAAAACTATTGCTCTGTTGGAAGAAGCAGGATTGCTTCCCACTGCCATAGATCTAATAGGATCTGGTATTGATCTGACGGATACAGACAGTGTCGCATCATTGGCAGACTACTCAAAACCTTTAATTGATTATTTGGAAAGCGTTCCTGAGGATGAAAAG GttattttgattggtcatagtaCTGGAGGTGCATGTGTCTCTTATGCCCTGGAGCATTTTCCACACAAGATCTCAAAAGCTATATTTATCTGTGCCACAATGGTGTCTGATGGTCAGAGGCCTTTCGATGTGTTTGCTGAAGAG CTTGGATCTgctgaacgtttcatgcaagaaTCAGAGTTTTTGATATATGGGAATGGTAAAGACAACCCTCCTACAGGATTTATGTTTAAGAAACAGCAGATGAAAGGTTTATATTTCAATCAATCACCAACAAAG GATGTTGCTTTGGCAATGGTTTGTATGAGACCCATCCCATTGGGTCCTATAATGGAGAAGCTGTCATTGTCCTTTGAGAAATATGGAACTAGTAGGCGGTTCTTCATTCAAACATTGGATGATCATGCACTTTCACCAGATGTCCAAGAAAAGCTAGTGAGAGAAAATCCACCAGAAGGATTCTTCAAGATTAAAGGAAGTGACcactgtcctttcttttcaaaacCACAATCTCTCCACAAAATATTGCTGGAAATTGCTCAGATTCCATAG